A genome region from Bacteroides stercoris ATCC 43183 includes the following:
- a CDS encoding tyrosine-type recombinase/integrase translates to MATIKLKFRPSTVQGKAGTLCYQLCHRQENRQITTDMRIFPEWWNETKRELVAVPGNERVLTAYRKRAEKEMRDIREIIRELDCSGETYTLSEILNRYRSLPSEPGFLYYMKKEMETLWENGQYGTSRNYRRALNSFSAFLDGDDIPFSSLDSALACRYESWLWQQKVARNSSSFYMRILRAVYNKAVKQGLAVQTFPFREVYTGVARTSKRAVDEETIRKLQRLDLSGSPALALSRDMFVFSYCARGMAFVDMAYLKKEDVGGGRITYYRHKTGQYLTLRIEPCMVTILERYGRTCPESPYLFPILTDEQPELAYRQYRTGLNYHNRKLKRLGKLLGEPLPLSSYTPRHSWATAARNHDVPIAVISAGMGHSSERTTLIYLDSLDNAIIDNANEKILKGLNDTISM, encoded by the coding sequence ATGGCTACCATTAAATTAAAATTCCGTCCGTCGACGGTACAGGGTAAGGCCGGCACGCTCTGTTACCAGCTTTGCCACCGTCAGGAGAACAGGCAGATTACCACCGACATGAGGATATTTCCCGAGTGGTGGAATGAGACGAAACGTGAGCTTGTCGCTGTCCCCGGCAATGAGAGGGTCCTGACCGCCTACCGGAAACGGGCGGAAAAGGAGATGCGTGACATCCGTGAGATTATCCGCGAGCTGGACTGTAGCGGAGAAACATACACCTTGTCGGAAATACTCAACCGCTATCGCTCCCTGCCTTCCGAGCCCGGTTTCCTGTACTACATGAAAAAAGAGATGGAAACGCTTTGGGAGAATGGCCAATACGGCACCTCTCGTAATTACCGGCGTGCACTGAACAGCTTTTCCGCTTTCCTGGACGGTGACGACATTCCTTTTTCATCGTTGGATTCCGCCCTGGCGTGTCGGTATGAGTCATGGTTGTGGCAACAAAAGGTAGCGAGAAACAGCAGCTCGTTCTATATGCGGATTCTGCGTGCCGTCTATAACAAGGCCGTAAAGCAAGGTCTTGCGGTGCAGACCTTTCCGTTTCGTGAGGTTTATACAGGAGTGGCTCGCACATCGAAGCGTGCCGTGGATGAGGAAACCATTCGGAAGTTACAGCGGCTTGACCTATCCGGATCACCGGCTCTGGCACTTTCAAGAGATATGTTCGTGTTCAGCTATTGCGCCCGTGGGATGGCGTTTGTGGATATGGCCTATTTGAAAAAAGAGGATGTAGGTGGAGGACGAATCACCTATTATCGTCATAAGACCGGGCAATACCTGACACTCCGCATAGAGCCGTGTATGGTAACGATATTGGAACGGTATGGGCGGACTTGTCCGGAAAGTCCATATCTTTTCCCCATCCTTACCGATGAACAGCCGGAGCTGGCTTACCGTCAATATCGGACCGGATTGAACTACCATAACCGAAAGTTGAAACGGTTGGGCAAATTGCTTGGCGAACCATTACCTTTGTCCTCATATACGCCACGCCACAGCTGGGCTACCGCCGCACGCAACCACGACGTACCGATTGCCGTCATCAGTGCGGGGATGGGACACAGCAGCGAAAGGACTACGCTTATTTACTTGGATTCTTTGGACAATGCCATAATAGATAATGCGAACGAGAAGA
- a CDS encoding DUF3945 domain-containing protein, with translation MAQEKSPNEKPRQPRKPKVMNDAPLVEQITELMMIHNKSDPKAGVQVVSEIDKDGKVKTVPADEKNENSFLKFDKNSSILENFIKNFWSQFKEPTHFRLLRMTFHDYKVNKQAIKDLAEGKKTDVVKEFLKRYEIRPRENKEEQNMNKQETAMAKKETQPQEPLQQSEVQQASQQQQQPQAQQVPQEPQGPRYRYNENMIDWEGLDKIGISKATLEQQGLLDSMLRGYKTNKLVPLTLNIPGVLTAKLDARLSLIPQENGQVGLAVHGIRKEPQLERPYFGFNFSEEDKKNLRETGNMGRAVELNLRGSEYTPCLISIDKNTNELVAVRQEHVYIPQEVSGVRLTDEEIRLLKEGQPVKVEGMTSKAGKEFDATLQYSAERRGLEFIFPKNQVFNEKSIGGVPLSPTQIKMLSEGHTILVEDMKFKNRDGAFSAFVTIDQTTGRPNYTRHNPETGEIYIPKEICNVQLTAEDKEVLRKGQAVYLENMINRKGEEFSAFVKLDMNTGRTMYSRTPDGFNEQQAPRIPAEVYGHVFTAQEKANLQDGKTLLVEGLKNNGQTFSSYLKVNPYSGQLQYFQENPDIRRDTSRRAAQADTAQGQQQEQKKGAKQAV, from the coding sequence ATGGCACAAGAAAAGAGCCCGAACGAAAAGCCTAGACAGCCCCGGAAACCGAAGGTCATGAACGATGCCCCTTTGGTGGAACAGATCACCGAGCTGATGATGATTCATAACAAGAGCGATCCGAAAGCCGGTGTACAAGTGGTCAGCGAGATCGACAAGGACGGGAAGGTCAAGACGGTTCCAGCGGACGAGAAGAATGAAAACTCATTCCTGAAATTCGACAAGAACTCGAGCATACTCGAAAACTTCATCAAGAATTTCTGGAGCCAGTTCAAGGAACCGACCCATTTCCGCCTGCTCCGCATGACCTTCCACGACTACAAGGTGAACAAGCAGGCGATCAAGGACCTGGCGGAAGGGAAAAAGACGGACGTGGTGAAGGAGTTCCTCAAACGCTACGAGATCCGTCCGAGAGAGAACAAAGAGGAACAAAACATGAATAAACAAGAGACAGCCATGGCAAAAAAAGAAACGCAACCGCAGGAACCCCTGCAACAGAGTGAGGTACAACAAGCATCCCAGCAACAACAGCAACCGCAGGCACAGCAGGTGCCGCAAGAGCCGCAAGGCCCGCGCTATCGTTACAATGAGAACATGATCGACTGGGAGGGATTGGACAAGATCGGTATCTCAAAGGCGACACTCGAACAGCAAGGACTTCTTGACTCCATGCTGAGAGGTTACAAGACCAACAAGCTGGTGCCGCTGACACTTAACATTCCCGGCGTGCTGACAGCCAAACTGGATGCGAGGCTCTCGCTCATACCACAAGAGAACGGGCAGGTGGGGCTGGCCGTTCACGGTATACGCAAGGAACCGCAACTGGAACGCCCTTATTTCGGGTTTAACTTTAGCGAAGAAGACAAGAAGAACCTGCGTGAGACCGGCAACATGGGACGTGCGGTGGAACTCAACCTGCGTGGCAGCGAGTACACCCCCTGCCTGATCTCCATCGACAAAAACACCAACGAGCTGGTCGCTGTCCGGCAGGAACATGTCTACATCCCGCAGGAAGTGAGCGGGGTAAGACTTACGGACGAGGAGATCAGACTGCTGAAGGAGGGACAACCCGTCAAGGTGGAGGGGATGACCTCCAAGGCGGGGAAGGAGTTTGACGCCACGCTTCAATACAGTGCCGAGCGCAGGGGGCTGGAGTTCATCTTCCCGAAGAACCAGGTATTCAACGAGAAGTCCATCGGGGGCGTGCCACTCTCGCCCACCCAGATAAAGATGCTCAGCGAGGGACATACCATCCTGGTCGAGGACATGAAGTTCAAGAACAGGGACGGGGCTTTCTCCGCGTTTGTCACGATAGACCAGACGACGGGACGGCCGAATTACACCCGTCATAATCCGGAAACCGGAGAAATCTATATTCCAAAGGAAATCTGCAACGTGCAGCTGACAGCCGAGGACAAGGAGGTTCTGCGCAAGGGGCAGGCCGTCTATCTGGAAAACATGATCAACCGTAAGGGAGAGGAATTCTCCGCATTTGTCAAGCTGGACATGAATACCGGCAGGACGATGTACTCACGCACGCCGGATGGGTTCAACGAGCAGCAGGCACCACGTATCCCGGCGGAGGTTTACGGCCATGTATTCACGGCGCAGGAAAAGGCGAACCTCCAGGACGGGAAGACCCTCCTGGTCGAAGGACTGAAAAACAACGGGCAAACGTTCAGTTCCTACCTGAAAGTAAACCCTTATTCCGGACAGTTGCAGTATTTCCAAGAGAACCCTGATATTCGCAGGGATACTTCCCGTCGTGCAGCACAGGCGGATACCGCCCAAGGCCAGCAGCAGGAACAAAAGAAGGGCGCAAAACAAGCGGTATAA
- a CDS encoding DUF4099 domain-containing protein, translated as MNTNRNIPYNVKDIDWPGLKAVGISKEQLEADGNLDLLLQGKESEIIPLKLCTPVISLTMDATLKLVPGDNNRTIMEINGIRQEESPKK; from the coding sequence ATGAATACGAATCGGAACATCCCTTATAATGTAAAAGATATTGATTGGCCCGGCCTGAAGGCCGTGGGTATCAGCAAGGAGCAACTGGAAGCGGACGGCAACCTTGACCTGTTGTTGCAAGGCAAGGAGTCGGAAATCATCCCGTTGAAACTCTGTACCCCGGTAATCAGCCTGACCATGGACGCTACACTCAAACTGGTACCCGGTGACAACAACAGGACAATCATGGAAATCAACGGCATCCGTCAGGAGGAATCTCCAAAGAAATAA
- a CDS encoding DNA topoisomerase, translating into MIAIVTDRPNVGREIARVLGADRKENGYMTGNGYMVTWTYGNMLSLAMPKDSGTAHVEWKDFPLLPPSFLTVRHVKTDTGWNPDINAVLQLKVIAKVLNACDTIIAATDASREGEMLFRHLYGFLGCKQPCLRLWISSLTDEAITEGMANLLPCDRFDNLFLAADSRNRADWLLGVNSSYAICKAVGFGNNSLGRVQTPVLAEICRRYRDRENHMPADCWPVFISLCKNDRILKMRHVDDLVVRREALALYEDCKAAKSVRITAVGKRTEEIGAPALYNLAELQKDANRYHSLTAIQVQEIAQGLYEKKLISYPRTSSRLLPKDVYDTLPPVMEKMLSRKEFRQYADTVDLAAPRDSIEAQDTMEHHAIIITGTQPGKLDREEMLVYTLIVGRMLETFMPPCKVEYTTVDTVCAARKFRIRTYRILEKGWLGIFEREHLVAKGCMPYLVMPDLFQEEMLPVAGCSLIHKKSLPVSPYTDEELVDYMDKAGLGTVSTRTNILRTLLERKYIRYSGKYVVPTPKGLFLYETVRSMKVADASLTSGWETELARIERGELSQEKFLDGVLETVNEVTGEIFRNHPMEKPQGTT; encoded by the coding sequence ATGATCGCAATAGTGACTGACAGGCCCAACGTGGGCAGAGAGATAGCAAGAGTGTTGGGAGCCGACAGAAAAGAGAACGGTTATATGACCGGGAACGGCTACATGGTGACATGGACATACGGCAACATGCTCTCCCTGGCAATGCCGAAGGATTCAGGGACAGCCCATGTGGAGTGGAAGGACTTTCCCCTGCTGCCGCCTTCCTTCCTGACAGTAAGGCACGTGAAGACGGATACCGGGTGGAATCCCGACATCAATGCGGTGCTCCAGTTGAAAGTGATAGCCAAGGTGCTCAACGCATGCGACACCATCATTGCGGCAACCGATGCCTCCCGGGAAGGAGAGATGCTGTTCCGCCATCTTTACGGTTTTCTGGGATGCAAACAACCCTGCCTCCGCCTCTGGATCTCGTCTCTGACGGACGAGGCCATCACGGAAGGTATGGCGAACCTCCTTCCATGTGACCGGTTCGACAACCTGTTCCTTGCGGCGGACAGCCGTAACCGGGCGGACTGGCTTCTGGGGGTCAATTCAAGCTATGCCATCTGCAAGGCGGTAGGCTTCGGGAACAATTCGCTGGGCAGGGTACAGACACCCGTACTGGCGGAGATATGCAGACGGTACCGGGATAGGGAGAACCACATGCCGGCTGACTGCTGGCCCGTATTCATCAGCCTGTGCAAGAATGACCGTATCTTAAAGATGCGTCACGTGGACGACCTTGTGGTCCGCCGGGAGGCACTGGCATTGTACGAGGATTGCAAGGCGGCAAAAAGTGTCCGCATCACAGCGGTAGGGAAACGGACGGAGGAAATCGGGGCACCGGCACTTTACAACCTGGCCGAACTGCAGAAAGATGCGAACCGTTACCATAGCCTGACGGCCATACAGGTGCAGGAGATTGCACAAGGCCTGTACGAGAAGAAGCTGATTTCCTATCCGCGCACCTCCAGTCGCCTGTTGCCAAAGGATGTATATGACACGTTACCGCCTGTCATGGAAAAGATGCTGTCCCGCAAGGAGTTCCGACAATATGCCGATACGGTTGACCTTGCCGCGCCACGGGACAGTATTGAGGCACAAGACACCATGGAGCATCATGCCATCATCATCACAGGCACACAGCCCGGTAAATTGGACCGGGAGGAAATGTTGGTTTACACGCTCATTGTCGGCAGGATGCTTGAAACGTTCATGCCGCCCTGCAAGGTGGAATACACAACCGTCGATACGGTGTGTGCCGCACGTAAATTCCGCATCCGTACATACCGCATCTTGGAAAAAGGATGGCTCGGAATTTTCGAGAGGGAACATCTTGTCGCAAAAGGCTGTATGCCTTACCTGGTGATGCCGGATCTTTTTCAGGAAGAGATGCTGCCGGTGGCAGGATGCAGCCTTATACATAAGAAATCGTTACCGGTCTCCCCTTATACGGACGAGGAACTGGTGGATTACATGGACAAGGCCGGACTGGGCACCGTCTCCACCCGCACGAATATTCTCCGCACGCTGTTGGAACGTAAATACATCCGTTATTCGGGTAAATATGTCGTCCCGACCCCTAAAGGGCTTTTTCTGTATGAAACGGTACGCAGTATGAAAGTGGCCGATGCTTCCCTCACTTCGGGCTGGGAAACAGAACTGGCACGGATAGAACGGGGGGAACTCTCGCAGGAAAAGTTCCTGGACGGCGTGCTGGAAACGGTAAATGAGGTGACAGGCGAGATATTCCGGAACCATCCGATGGAAAAACCACAGGGAACCACATAA
- a CDS encoding PRTRC system protein C → MALEIKGLQRIFKFRKDSKELVLSDPDSSLSVNEVMDFYSMTYPELTTATVHGPEWEEDKAVYRFKTTIGVKG, encoded by the coding sequence ATGGCACTTGAAATCAAAGGATTGCAGAGAATTTTCAAATTCAGGAAGGACTCTAAAGAACTGGTATTGAGCGACCCGGACAGTAGCCTGTCCGTAAACGAGGTGATGGACTTCTACTCCATGACCTATCCCGAACTGACAACGGCGACCGTCCACGGACCGGAATGGGAGGAAGACAAGGCGGTCTACCGCTTCAAGACAACTATCGGAGTGAAAGGATAA
- a CDS encoding PRTRC system protein E has translation MFFQAINQMITAGTDLSINIRRVNSNLTVAVVPRRSGVKDGERIVPLILNGTPEELDAGFLQAVGTPVQKAQGILTNLETFEKQAEQAVSQSKAARSAAEKESKEVREKREKMEKLLKKAEDAMTGKRYSEALTWLKQAKVLALPDKQKEIDEKMAEVQKKASEGSLFGMEQPSVSKPQPAPQQTASQPAAAPASQYRSGEQIPMFLPEQPAPVPQPVSQPQPPRSAVHPGQQTPFTGQPQTQSVQYTISVPQAQPVPQQAVPQPQGIQFHQPVQMQQARIDEKQWMQPAPPQPRYAPVQEAARTYEEREYLRQPQEAAMYNFDKDCEDDREMLREDPYAEYPDFPKECRMTDMAQMDMVYC, from the coding sequence ATGTTTTTTCAAGCAATCAACCAAATGATCACGGCAGGCACAGACCTGAGTATCAACATCAGACGAGTAAACAGCAACCTGACGGTGGCCGTTGTTCCCAGGCGGTCGGGGGTAAAGGACGGGGAGCGCATCGTTCCGCTCATCCTGAACGGCACGCCGGAAGAGCTGGATGCGGGCTTCCTGCAGGCTGTCGGCACACCTGTACAGAAAGCGCAGGGCATCCTTACCAACCTGGAAACGTTCGAGAAGCAGGCGGAACAGGCTGTCTCACAAAGCAAAGCCGCCAGGTCTGCTGCGGAAAAAGAGTCCAAAGAGGTCCGCGAGAAACGGGAAAAGATGGAAAAACTGCTTAAGAAGGCTGAGGATGCCATGACCGGCAAACGCTATTCCGAAGCGTTGACATGGCTCAAGCAGGCAAAGGTGCTGGCACTTCCGGACAAGCAAAAGGAAATCGACGAAAAAATGGCGGAAGTACAGAAAAAGGCGTCAGAGGGAAGCCTGTTCGGCATGGAACAACCGTCAGTGTCCAAGCCGCAGCCTGCTCCACAACAGACGGCATCGCAACCGGCGGCAGCCCCGGCATCGCAATACCGGAGCGGAGAGCAAATCCCGATGTTTTTGCCCGAGCAGCCGGCTCCGGTTCCACAACCCGTTTCACAACCGCAACCGCCCCGGTCAGCTGTACATCCCGGACAGCAAACGCCATTTACCGGACAGCCGCAAACACAATCCGTACAATATACTATTTCCGTACCACAAGCGCAACCGGTTCCGCAACAGGCAGTTCCACAACCGCAAGGAATCCAGTTTCATCAACCGGTACAGATGCAACAGGCACGAATAGACGAAAAGCAATGGATGCAACCGGCTCCGCCACAGCCACGATATGCACCGGTACAGGAGGCCGCAAGAACTTATGAGGAGCGTGAATACCTCCGGCAACCGCAAGAGGCTGCAATGTACAACTTCGACAAGGACTGCGAGGACGACCGGGAAATGCTCAGGGAAGACCCGTATGCGGAATATCCGGATTTTCCGAAGGAATGCCGCATGACGGACATGGCACAAATGGACATGGTATATTGTTAA